One genomic window of Anabaena sphaerica FACHB-251 includes the following:
- a CDS encoding NifX-associated nitrogen fixation protein, whose protein sequence is MNENNNVNGTTTSTPITSPFLKSLVQQIRAQDSYGFYRSWSDELILKPFVVTKQKKREISVEGEVDPATISRINAFFRAVAASIEKETGLISNVVVDLGHEGFGWALVFSGRLLLAVKTLRDAHRYGFDSLEKLNEEGENFVQKGIDLAKRFPEVGNI, encoded by the coding sequence ATGAATGAAAATAACAACGTCAACGGAACTACTACAAGCACACCAATAACTTCACCTTTTCTCAAGAGCTTAGTCCAACAAATCCGGGCGCAAGATAGCTATGGTTTTTACCGGAGTTGGTCTGATGAATTGATTCTAAAACCTTTTGTTGTTACTAAACAAAAGAAACGGGAAATTTCCGTTGAAGGTGAAGTTGATCCAGCAACTATTTCTCGGATCAACGCCTTTTTCCGTGCTGTAGCTGCCAGCATTGAAAAAGAAACCGGACTCATTTCTAATGTGGTAGTTGATTTAGGTCATGAAGGATTTGGCTGGGCGTTAGTATTTTCTGGTCGGTTATTGTTAGCTGTAAAAACCTTACGTGATGCTCATCGCTACGGTTTCGACTCCCTAGAAAAATTAAATGAAGAGGGAGAAAACTTTGTCCAAAAAGGCATTGATCTAGCTAAACGTTTCCCCGAAGTAGGAAATATTTAA
- the nifX gene encoding nitrogen fixation protein NifX codes for MKVKIAFTTTDRVHINAHFGWAKEIDVYEISDHGYQFLETLKFEGDLKEDGNEDKITPKLEALNDCTIVYVVAIGGSAAARLIKKGVTPVKAKSEEEKIEEILTKLVQTLKGNPPPWLRKALQPKTSTFADEIENEATV; via the coding sequence ATGAAAGTGAAAATTGCCTTTACGACTACTGACCGAGTTCATATTAATGCTCACTTTGGTTGGGCTAAAGAAATTGATGTCTATGAAATTTCAGATCATGGATATCAATTCCTAGAAACTCTGAAATTTGAAGGCGACCTCAAAGAAGATGGTAATGAAGATAAAATTACCCCTAAACTTGAGGCTTTAAATGATTGCACAATTGTTTATGTTGTCGCTATTGGTGGTAGTGCAGCCGCTCGTTTAATCAAGAAGGGTGTGACTCCAGTCAAGGCGAAATCAGAAGAAGAAAAGATTGAAGAAATCCTGACTAAATTAGTCCAAACTCTCAAAGGAAATCCCCCACCTTGGTTGCGTAAAGCTCTACAACCAAAAACATCAACCTTTGCAGATGAAATTGAAAACGAAGCAACAGTATGA
- the nifN gene encoding nitrogenase iron-molybdenum cofactor biosynthesis protein NifN: MAIVTVPNKSVTVNPLKQSQALGASLAFLGLKGTMPLFHGSQGCTAFAKVVLVRHFREAIPLATTAMTEVTTILGGEENVEQAILTLVEKAKPEIIGLCTTGLTETRGDDIERFLKDIRKRHPELDHLAIVFAPTPDFKGALQDGFAVAVESIVKEVPKAGGIKPEQITILAGSAFTPGDVQEVREMVTSFGLEPIFVPDLGASLDGHLEDDYSAVTVSGTTLKQLRSLGSSAFTLALGESMRSAAKILQERFNTDYEVFRDLTGLEAVDEFLQALSVLSGNPVPEKYRRQRRQLQDAMLDTHFYFGAKRVSLALEPDLMWSTVQFLQSMGASIHAAVTTTRSPLLEHLPIKNVTIGDLEDLEDLAVGSDLLIGNSNVNTISKRLSIPLYRLGIPIYDRLGNGLFTKVGYRGTMEVLFGIGNLFVAHEESLMMKQWQPIINKE, translated from the coding sequence ATGGCAATTGTCACTGTTCCCAATAAGTCTGTTACTGTTAATCCTCTCAAACAAAGTCAAGCTTTAGGTGCATCTTTGGCTTTTTTGGGATTAAAGGGAACTATGCCTTTATTTCATGGTTCTCAAGGTTGTACTGCTTTTGCTAAGGTAGTTTTAGTTCGACATTTTCGGGAAGCCATTCCTCTTGCTACTACCGCGATGACGGAAGTTACTACCATTTTGGGTGGTGAAGAAAATGTTGAACAAGCTATTTTAACTTTAGTAGAAAAAGCGAAACCAGAAATTATTGGTTTATGTACGACTGGGTTAACAGAAACCAGAGGAGATGATATTGAACGTTTCTTGAAAGATATTCGGAAACGTCATCCAGAGTTAGATCATTTAGCAATTGTTTTTGCTCCGACTCCTGATTTTAAAGGTGCATTGCAAGATGGTTTTGCAGTTGCTGTAGAAAGTATTGTCAAGGAAGTTCCCAAAGCTGGAGGAATTAAACCTGAACAAATTACAATTTTGGCAGGTTCAGCTTTCACTCCTGGGGATGTGCAGGAAGTTCGGGAGATGGTGACATCTTTTGGACTGGAACCAATTTTTGTTCCTGATTTGGGTGCTTCTTTAGATGGTCATTTGGAAGATGATTATAGTGCAGTAACTGTTAGCGGTACGACTCTAAAACAACTGCGTTCTTTAGGTAGTTCTGCTTTCACTTTGGCTTTGGGTGAAAGTATGCGGAGTGCAGCAAAAATTCTCCAAGAACGTTTTAATACAGATTACGAAGTTTTTCGGGATTTGACAGGTTTAGAAGCTGTAGATGAGTTTCTTCAAGCTTTATCTGTTTTGAGTGGTAATCCCGTACCAGAAAAATATCGCCGTCAACGTCGTCAGTTGCAAGATGCGATGTTGGATACTCATTTTTATTTTGGTGCTAAAAGAGTTTCTTTGGCTTTGGAACCGGATTTAATGTGGTCTACTGTGCAGTTTTTACAGTCAATGGGGGCTTCTATTCATGCTGCTGTAACAACGACGCGATCGCCTTTATTAGAACATCTTCCCATCAAAAATGTCACTATCGGCGATTTGGAAGATTTGGAAGATTTAGCGGTAGGTTCTGATTTGTTGATTGGTAATTCTAATGTAAATACCATATCTAAACGTCTTTCCATTCCTCTCTATCGTTTAGGAATTCCTATCTATGACCGTTTAGGAAATGGTCTCTTTACTAAAGTAGGCTATCGCGGCACGATGGAAGTTCTATTTGGTATAGGAAACCTGTTTGTAGCACATGAAGAGTCATTAATGATGAAGCAATGGCAACCAATCATTAATAAAGAATAA
- the nifE gene encoding nitrogenase iron-molybdenum cofactor biosynthesis protein NifE produces MKITQSKINELLSESGCEHNQNKQGEKKNKSCTQQAQPGAAQGGCAFDGAMIALVPITDAAHLVHGPIACAGNSWGSRGSLSSGPMLYKTGFTTDIGENDVIFGGEKKLYKAILEVNDRYKPAAVFVYATCVTALIGDDIDAVCKVAAEKIGTPVVPVIAPGFIGSKNLGNRFGGEALLDYVVGTAEPEYTTPYDINLIGEYNIAGEMWGVLPLFEKLGIRVLSKITGDARYQEITYAHRAKLNVMICSRALLNMARKMQERYGIPYIEESFYGIDDINRCLRTVAAKLGDPDLQARTEKLIADETAALDIALAPYRERLKGKRVVLYTGGVKSWSIISAAKDLGIEVVATSTRKSTEEDKAKIKNLLGNDGIMLEKGNAQELLKLVRDTKADMLIAGGRNQYTALKARIPFLDINQERHHPYAGYMGMVEMARELYEALYSPIWEQIRKPAPWE; encoded by the coding sequence ATGAAAATTACCCAAAGCAAAATTAACGAGTTACTTAGTGAGTCAGGATGCGAACATAATCAAAATAAACAAGGAGAAAAGAAAAACAAATCTTGTACACAACAAGCTCAACCAGGTGCTGCTCAAGGGGGTTGTGCTTTTGATGGAGCGATGATTGCATTAGTACCTATTACTGATGCTGCTCATTTAGTACATGGACCTATTGCTTGTGCTGGCAACTCTTGGGGTAGTCGTGGTAGTCTCTCCTCTGGTCCAATGCTTTATAAGACTGGTTTTACCACTGATATTGGTGAAAATGATGTGATTTTCGGTGGTGAGAAAAAGCTTTATAAGGCAATTTTGGAAGTTAATGACCGCTACAAACCTGCGGCTGTTTTTGTTTACGCTACTTGCGTAACTGCTTTAATTGGTGATGATATTGATGCAGTTTGTAAGGTGGCGGCTGAGAAAATTGGTACTCCTGTTGTTCCAGTAATTGCTCCGGGATTTATTGGCAGTAAAAATCTAGGTAATCGCTTTGGTGGTGAAGCTTTACTAGATTATGTAGTTGGCACTGCTGAACCTGAATATACTACACCTTATGATATTAATTTGATTGGTGAGTACAATATTGCTGGCGAAATGTGGGGCGTTTTGCCTTTATTTGAAAAGTTAGGCATTCGCGTATTATCGAAAATCACTGGTGATGCTCGCTATCAAGAAATTACTTATGCTCACCGCGCTAAATTAAATGTGATGATTTGCTCACGGGCATTATTAAACATGGCGCGGAAAATGCAGGAACGTTATGGCATTCCTTACATTGAAGAGTCTTTTTACGGAATTGATGATATTAATCGTTGTCTGCGAACTGTTGCTGCTAAATTAGGTGATCCTGATTTACAAGCACGGACAGAAAAGTTAATTGCCGATGAAACTGCGGCTTTAGATATTGCTCTTGCTCCCTATCGAGAACGCCTCAAGGGTAAGCGAGTGGTTTTATATACTGGCGGTGTGAAAAGTTGGTCAATTATTTCCGCTGCTAAGGATTTAGGAATTGAAGTTGTTGCCACAAGTACCAGAAAAAGTACAGAAGAAGATAAAGCCAAAATCAAGAATTTGTTGGGCAATGATGGCATTATGTTAGAAAAAGGAAATGCCCAAGAATTGCTGAAGTTGGTAAGAGATACTAAAGCCGATATGTTAATAGCTGGTGGTCGAAATCAGTACACGGCTTTAAAGGCAAGAATTCCCTTTTTAGATATTAACCAAGAACGTCATCATCCCTATGCAGGTTATATGGGAATGGTGGAAATGGCCAGAGAATTGTATGAGGCTTTATATAGTCCCATTTGGGAACAAATTCGTAAGCCTGCTCCTTGGGAGTAA
- a CDS encoding Mo-dependent nitrogenase C-terminal domain-containing protein — MASIHHSHPHPNYHPPNYKKPGSFDILNPLRRLVDGIQIKNSRLAHLICRVIPCCCPFERDINLFGRTFHIPALCKINPLYNEVVALRFRALSYLADECGEDVTKYIC; from the coding sequence ATGGCATCTATTCATCACTCCCATCCTCACCCTAACTATCATCCACCTAACTATAAAAAACCCGGCTCTTTCGATATCCTTAACCCTCTACGACGATTGGTAGATGGAATTCAAATCAAAAATTCTCGCCTCGCTCATCTAATTTGTCGGGTAATTCCCTGCTGCTGTCCCTTCGAGCGAGATATTAATTTATTCGGGCGCACTTTCCATATTCCAGCACTTTGCAAAATCAATCCTTTGTATAACGAGGTTGTCGCTCTACGATTTCGGGCTTTGTCATATCTTGCTGATGAATGTGGCGAAGATGTGACTAAATATATTTGCTAA
- the nifK gene encoding nitrogenase molybdenum-iron protein subunit beta, translated as MPQNPDKIQDHVELFHQPEYQQLFENKKQFENAHPSEEVQRVAEWTKSWEYREKNFERTALTVNPAKGCQPLGAMFAAVGFEGTLPFVQGSQGCVAYFRTHLTRHYKEPFSGVSSSMTEDAAVFGGLQNMIDGLANSYKLYNPKMIAVCTTCMAEVIGDDLQSFIGNAKEAGSVPQDLPVPFAHTPSFVGSHITGYDNMMKGILSTLTAGKKTAKSNGKINFIPGFDTYVENNREVKRIASLMGIDYTLLSDNSDYVDSPCDGEFNMYPGGTKLEDAADSINAKATVALQAYSTSKTREYIAKEWKQDVCVSRPWGIKGTDEFLMKLSELTGKAIPEELEIERGRAVDAMTDSHAWLHGKRFAIYGDPDLVYSVVGFMLEMGAEPVHILVHNTNEVFEKELQALLDSSVFGKSAKIWGGKDLWHMRSLLFTEPVDLLIGNSYGKYLWRDCGVPLVRIGYPIMDRHHYHRYATVGYKGVINLLSWIVNTLFEEIDRTTNIPGQTDISYDLVR; from the coding sequence ATGCCTCAGAATCCAGACAAGATTCAAGACCACGTTGAGCTATTCCATCAGCCAGAATACCAACAACTGTTTGAAAACAAGAAACAGTTTGAAAATGCTCACCCTTCTGAAGAAGTTCAACGGGTTGCCGAATGGACAAAAAGCTGGGAATATCGTGAAAAGAACTTTGAACGTACAGCTTTAACCGTTAACCCCGCTAAAGGTTGTCAACCTCTAGGCGCTATGTTTGCGGCTGTAGGTTTTGAAGGTACTCTTCCCTTCGTTCAAGGTTCTCAAGGTTGTGTGGCTTACTTCCGTACCCACTTAACCCGTCACTATAAAGAACCATTCTCCGGCGTTTCTTCTTCCATGACAGAAGACGCTGCTGTGTTCGGTGGTCTGCAAAACATGATTGATGGCTTGGCTAACTCCTACAAGCTATACAATCCCAAGATGATTGCAGTTTGCACCACCTGTATGGCAGAAGTTATCGGTGATGACTTACAGTCTTTCATCGGTAACGCTAAAGAAGCTGGTTCAGTTCCTCAAGATTTACCAGTACCTTTTGCTCACACACCTAGCTTCGTTGGTTCCCACATCACTGGTTACGACAACATGATGAAGGGAATTCTTTCTACCCTGACCGCAGGTAAGAAGACAGCTAAGAGCAACGGTAAAATCAACTTCATCCCTGGTTTTGATACCTACGTAGAAAACAACCGCGAAGTTAAGCGGATTGCTTCTTTGATGGGTATTGACTACACCTTGTTGTCTGATAACAGCGATTATGTTGACTCACCTTGCGATGGTGAATTCAATATGTACCCAGGTGGTACTAAGCTAGAAGATGCAGCAGATTCCATCAACGCTAAGGCTACTGTTGCTCTCCAAGCTTACTCCACTTCCAAGACCCGTGAATACATCGCTAAGGAATGGAAGCAAGACGTTTGTGTTTCTCGTCCTTGGGGTATCAAGGGAACTGACGAGTTCTTGATGAAACTCAGCGAATTGACTGGTAAGGCTATTCCTGAAGAATTGGAAATTGAACGTGGTCGTGCAGTTGACGCTATGACCGACTCTCATGCTTGGTTGCATGGTAAGCGTTTCGCTATCTACGGTGATCCTGACTTAGTTTACAGCGTAGTTGGTTTCATGTTGGAAATGGGTGCTGAACCAGTACATATCTTGGTTCACAACACCAATGAAGTATTTGAGAAAGAACTGCAAGCATTGTTAGATTCTAGCGTGTTCGGTAAGTCCGCTAAAATCTGGGGTGGTAAAGACTTGTGGCACATGAGATCATTGTTGTTCACAGAACCAGTAGACCTGTTAATTGGTAACTCCTACGGTAAGTACCTGTGGCGTGATTGCGGTGTACCTTTGGTAAGAATTGGTTATCCTATCATGGATCGTCACCACTACCACCGTTACGCTACCGTTGGTTACAAAGGCGTGATTAACTTACTTAGCTGGATTGTTAACACTCTCTTTGAAGAAATAGATCGCACCACCAATATTCCTGGTCAAACCGATATTTCTTACGACTTAGTTCGGTAA